The sequence attaatacacgtttttctttcttttctaaattttatgtaaaaaaaagtatttatttacatttcttagtcaatttttgggattcattgtccatcttagatatatttcttagtcaatttttgtgattcattgtatatcttagatatatttggacattaatacacatttttcttttttttccctctaaattttatgtaaaaaaattatttatttacatttcttagtcaattttttcacattttgatttgtaaatatgaactaataaaatcatatatttctaatataccacttcaattgtgaatttccttatatgtccttgttcatttaagttggtcaattaaattattaggttatcttaagggttttttcttttttttgtaattcattgttcatcttaaatgaatttggacattaatacacattcttctttatttcttaaattttatgccaaaaaaaatatttatttacatttccttgttcatttaagttaacaaattaaattaatatgtctttttaagggtttttttgtgattcattgtccatcttagatagatttggacattaattcacattcttatttattttctaaattttttgtaaaaaaattatttatttatatttcttagtcaatttttgtgatttattgtCTATCTTAGATATATTTGAACATtactacacattattattattattttttctaaattttaaactaaatttatgatataatctttaaaaaaaatttaatcaatgtaatccttataataaatataaattatattgatagtttattatcatttgtaatatattacaattttacatataaatttttttaactaagtattaaatattattttatttatatatgttttttactatatataattatttgagtggtattatgttaaaattttatttctcttaaagtattaatcaccaatattaatttttaatttatttgattcttatataaacttaattatctataatatgtattctaaaaaaaacatagaaataaaataaaatccgcaatgtgttaaaagttagcaaaatcaaaagtgatatttaccttaataacaagtttaatgattttattttaacattattatgataatttagtaaattaagagaattttatttgacgttTGTCTATGTATACtctatttaagtaaattttagttttgattttggtaaaattcattattctgttaattttatttttattgtttttttcattttgaatgatatttgaatgaaaaatatttttgttgatttatcatttaagagAGTTGTATTATGTCATGtattgaaaaatatcatataaataagtgaatatatatgatttattgtcatgatgtatttttatgtattgtgttttgatatatttagattgataaatactTATCAAAATGATAGTATTCAAACGactttaaacattatttaattctcatgattatatttttcattattagtcacTTACGTGCATCGCACGTATATATTCCTAGTTGTTATAAATAAATCAGGAAAATTTATAGTTTGTCCGTATTCTTAATTTTTTCACTCTAGTTTTGTGTGCTAATTGTATCTCTCAAATTTTAGATCATGTCCTCAGTTTCATCCCAACCACTAGCACAGAATTAAGGGTTTGTCCAGCGCACGTTAGAACCACATTAGTTCATTATTTTCCTCGAGATTGAATGAACAACATTCAAATCTCTAATTTCACTCGAACGTTTAAATTAAAGACTTAGAGATTCATAGCGTGATAAAATTAGAGATTACAGATGCTAATTTTCAGTTTGTACGCAAAAAATGTAGTCACTCGATTCTCACATGTTTTGACCGTCGAATAAAGGCTGTGATGAAATCGGGATACGACTTAAAACTTAAGGTATATAATTAGTAAACGCAAAACTCGAGGGACAAAATTGAGAATAATGACAAGAATGTCGAataaatgttattaaatttatatatacaacTTAAATATACTTGTATCCGTTGACCTCCTCAAGTATAAGAACATAAACGTGAAAACGAAGTAAGACATTAGAAGATATTCATTAGGGAGTATGGGACACATGATGCTTGATTAACGGTCAAATATGAACAATTAATGACAGTCATcattgaagaagcaaaagaTCCAGCGAACTTGATGGCCCTGTTCATTATTTGGTCATTGCAAGGTCTATTACATCCACAACAAAGTCTGTATCATGACCAAATAACTACATCAGTAAAGTAAAAGCAAACGGCATGCAAGTATTAGCTAGAGTTATTGTCATTTACCAGCATCATCCCTACTGAAGCAGAGTGGAGGTGTAATTCTGAATACATTTCCGTGGAAGCCTCCTTTTCCTATAAGTACTCCCATATCTTGACACTCAAATTTAAAGTTATCACCGTTGGAATTAGTTGATGTTTCATTGGCACGAATAATCTTAGAAAGGGACAGAAGACGAGGTACCTTTCATTTGGTCCATCACTGGAAGAATTTCGATTTTCGCAGGGGTCTTCAGTTGGCCATCCGTAACCAGTTCAACCCCAAGCATTAATCCTCTTCCCCTCACATCACCAATAACTGTGTATCCAGGTATGAAATGTCAAGAAAATATATTAGGAGTcgtgaaaatttgaaattatacgAGAAAATGGACATCTTTACTTTCATGTTTGACTTTGAGAGAATTGAGGCGATTTTTTAGGTAAGAACCAACTACATGAGCGTTTTCTTGAAGGTTTTCTCTGTCGACGACTCTTAGAACAGCGAGTCCAGCTGCTGTACTGACGGGGTTTCCTCCAAACGTGTTGAAGTAACTTCTTCGGGTCAAGACTTCAGCTACCTTACGAGTAGTTACCACAGCTCCGAGGGGAACTCCGTTGCCTATCCCCTACAATCCATTAAGCAAGCAACAAACATTTTCTTTAAATGCGGCTTAAGGGATGTTCACTTGACAAAATCGAGGACATTCAGATCAACCTTAGCCATGGTAACTATATCAGGGACAACATCATGGGACTCAAATCCCCAAAAATGGCTTCCAGTGCGAGCAAATCCGGACTGAACCTCGTCTGCAATACGAAGTCCTCCTGCATTTCTTATGCTTTGGTATACAGCAGGCAAATAACCTGGAGCTAACTCGACGATCCCATCTACACCCTgttatacaaaaataaattcaagtaaaataatgatatgtttcctattaaaactttaagaGAGTAGCCACCTGTATTGCTTCAGTTATAAAACCAGCTACATGACCAGAAGTTCCAAACTGGATTAAATCTTGAACGtcttttgcatatttttcaccATCTGCACCAAAGAAAAACCCCTGTAGGGGTCTGGATTAACGGCATGGTGAACTCCGCTCTGTTGATGAGAACATACTATCAGAAAATCTTGTTGAAATGTAGTTAAAATTTTACATGATTCATCGAGTTATTCCAAAACAAGTTCCAATAATCAATATAATACAGCTGGCTTGTACCTGCACAACATTGAATTTCCAATTACATTGCGCAGTGGCTCCCATGGTCCCTGCTGCATTTCCATGTTACGCGTTTCTGAGGGATATGATATCATGACAACCTGTGTAAAATCGAGCCATCATCATTGCTAGTTCATTCGCCTCCGTCCCAGAATTCGTAAAGAAAACAGCCTACACCATCGATCCCATTACATTAGTAACATTCCTTCTTCACATCACATATTGCTGATTATGATGGTTCGGTCATAAGCTGTGACAGAAGATAGAGGTGGCTAATGGAACACGAGCTACCAGGCGCATGGGCGACTTCTAGTAAAAAACAAAGTATAACACATACCTTGAGATCTCCAGGTAGATTGGAAGCCAGTGCTTCAGCAAAATCGGCAATTGCATGATTTAGATATAGAATAGTTGAGTGTTGCAAACTTTTGGTTTGATCGGTAACAGCTTTAACCACATCAGGGTGACAATGGCCACAACACACTGTCGCAATACCGCCGAAAGCATCGACGTATCTACGCCCGTTGTCATCAAATAAGTACTGCATCTTGCCGTGCACTATATTGACATGTGTTAAGTAATGCATCCGGCCTCAACACTTGATGCTCATCTCAACTACTACATTTCAATTAACTTATTATCATCCATGATCCCTTTCATGTGCTTATCAAGCACACCTTTTAAATCTCATTCAACACTATCTATACCTATATACCAAGCACCAACACCTCATAATAACCGGTATCTATGGGTATATCATGCCGTAAATTAAGTTATAATCATCCTTATCACTTCTTATACTACTTTCACCAGTCAACTCATAACATCACAAACAAAAGAAGAAATACAGATCAAGTATGCCACACATGACAAGGCTACCGACTAAATTTGGGTCTTTCatgttttcttaaaataatCATCCATCCAATAATGgcataaaactttaaattttcaaaatgtttAGCATGCAAGACTAATTGCCACATATGGGTTTTTAAGAAAAGATTGCATATGCAGTCAAATCAAAGTTCCGAACCAAGAATCATGTAATATAAGACAGCTCAAATAAATAAGGGGAAATAACGTATCAATCAGTCTGTAAAGAACATGTTTGCATGTCAGGCTGAGAAATCTACGCCACCAACCTAAGTTAAATAAGACTAAGCATTTCATTAACACAAAGCTGGCCCACCACAGAATTTCCCAACAACTTTTAAATTAGCATGATCTTCCgattaaatatatgaatttttttccagcaaaattcctttttttttcttttacgattttaaacatgcaaaacAACTCACgggttttttgtacaagtgaaACATCGACGGGCTAATTAAGAAACTCTCATCGCTTCTTCAAATCTCGTCGGCAGTGGGGCCGGTGTATGCCGGCGGAGTATAGTCTAAGGGTGGCATCTTAGGAGTTATGTCCGCCTCGCTCGCCACAATACATGCATCGGCAGTCCGAGTCAGCCAACGTCGGCAGCTTTTGAACCGTCTCGGTTCCCATAACGTCCTCATCATCACAGGACTCCTCATATTACTTATATATATTACCTCGTATGCGTgtctatgtatatatatgtgtggaGATGGAAGAACGTATCAGCAAAGGTAAACTGGAACACAGTTTAAACTCATACGTGGGGTATATATAGAGAGGCATATGCTTTAACTTTGGCTATCGtgtccatattttttttatagttgaattagtaataaataaatacattttctTATTTTCCTGCCCTTTGGATAGGGCTTCGGTCGTTTTACACATCTCTACAGAGAGTTTGTACGTATACGAATCGATCTTTCAGCGTAAAAGATAAGGACATGAAGGTTgtaattttgtaaataattgGTTTTTTTATGAGACGATAAATGAcaactttatttatatttataataaaaaataatatctttttatcatgtttttttcttttcgcTATTTATTACGAAGATTTAGGACTTCATCATGTCATTGTTATATTGTGTTATTTGTTAACAATTATATATAGCAGATTTTTTGTGAGAAAATCTTAAAGATTTATAGACGAATTGACTCGATTTATatctaaaatgaaaaataatatttttgggattaacaataatatttgagatttaaatttttgCGACTACTTCTTATTTTGTTAATTCcgtatatataaattaaaatatttattttgatgagaGCAAATTAAATAGTGCTGAGGTGACTCCTAGTCATGAGATTAATCATAGcctaaatattattttgttcatTGATATGTTAGGTGTAAATAATTGANTTTTAAatggataaatattttttttcttttattgttattttaaaaaactgcGAAGAGATGTGGTCAATGAAtggaaattattttaaaagtcatTATAcacattttcatataaaaaaaataaaatattattcgtGTTCCCAAAATACCAccgtttaaatataaataagttataattacattttactTAGGACATTTATAATTTGTTccatttttttgataaattaaatgtttaaatatttttttcctttgaattattatttaataacatAAGTTTACGTACAATAGAATGATAGATTTTGCTCCAgattaacaaaatatataatctaGTACGAATTCATTAAAAACTATGATtgggaaaaatgtttatgaattagtaataatcaaataaattttaccaatacaaaaataataatcataataacttttaccaataaattaaattgttctttaattataatatagcTTTCTTTTAAGTATtaacagaagaaaaaaaatatcattgattttatttcatatatataatatatatttatatatttcaagataaactatttgattaaaaaatatagtatttttattAAGATTACATTTATAATTAGGTGAATTTTGTTTGGTTAAGTCACGCTCTTTGGCTCGGAGAAATACACGATTCTTCCACTTCCCCTGTATATTTAGAACATACGTAATTCCCTTTAATTTGTTTAAACTAATAATAACAGAAAATGGTCGATAATGCCAAAGAAACCTTAAATTCGAgattaaaagttttgattgattgtgattaataaattaattaatcaattaatcataGTAAAGCCAAAAAGGTTAATCAGTAGTCTTTTTCAATGAATATGACCTGATTTATATATTAACCATTTGCATTGGCTGTGATCTGTTCAAAGCTTGTTTAATACACTATATTAATTAATAGTACCAAGTGATATATATTTCTGAACACAAATCTTGATATTTAAATGGAAAATAAAACTATCTATTAGTTTATGACGAACTTGAATGATAATTCGTGATGATTTAAGAATAGTTAAAAACCTTTATCATACAAGATATTACGCTATTCTTTTTGGTTGAAGAGGAGGTTGTTGCAATTGGGTCTCGAGTTTCGTCTTAACTTGAGATATTGATGTCATATTTTTGATACATGTCCAAAGTGGGAATAGTTATAaatgaagataaaatttaatgttggCATCCAATGGGGTGGATTCAATTCAACCGATcaatcaaaaaaagaaaaaagagtggTGTCTCGAAAGTTGGATTAAGTAGCCAAACAAAGACAAATTTAAAATAGCTAAGTGGAAATCCAACCTGATTAGATCTACCCAACCATAACACTCGATAATAATAcattatctttgagtactaaatAGCGACGATTGTGAATGATTGTAATTTGTAtgtgatattattatattatatactcgaattatcattatttttcctTCAATGGATTTTTAGTAATAGGattatgaaaaatataagaCATTTACGATTTTCTGGGTTTTAAAACAGCTTCGAATATcgaaaattaaatagaaaacTTGACTGCAGAAAATGTAAAATCTTGGAATGAGGGTGTACATGATTATAAGAAAACTAGACTTGAATGGAACGAAACAGAAATTTGGTAAATGAAAGTTCTAAAAACTTGCTATACAAGCACTACAACTTGAGAATTGGTTGTAGACTTTAACATGGATATGTACTAATTTACAAAAATAGCCTTTTCATTTGGTTTGTTTCGGTTTTTGATTATGTGAATGGTCAAAATTCCATCTTAGTTCTAATAAattggtttttcaaaaacctGCCCTATATCTTACACAACTCAAGGTCTTAAAAAAAAACCAGTTGATTGGTACATAACTCACCAAACATGCCAAATGCAAATCAAGTTGATAATCTACTGGCTGCAATTAAGCCTGATTAACAGGAAGAGCAAATTATTGGCATCAATCAAAGATATAAagttaaataaaagaaatatctTAAATTCATCAATCTTAAGTTGCACTCTCCAA comes from Primulina huaijiensis isolate GDHJ02 unplaced genomic scaffold, ASM1229523v2 scaffold10763, whole genome shotgun sequence and encodes:
- the LOC140965528 gene encoding LOW QUALITY PROTEIN: alanine--glyoxylate aminotransferase 2 homolog 3, mitochondrial-like (The sequence of the model RefSeq protein was modified relative to this genomic sequence to represent the inferred CDS: deleted 2 bases in 1 codon; substituted 1 base at 1 genomic stop codon); protein product: MHYLTHVNIVHGKMQYLFDDNGRRYVDAFGGIATVCCGHCHPDVVKAVTDQTKSLQHSTILYLNHAIADFAEALASNLPGDLKAVFFTNSGTEANELAMMMARFYTGCHDIISLRNAXHGNAAGTMGATAQCNWKFNVVQSGVHHAVNPDPYRGFFGADGEKYAKDVQDLIQFGTSGHVAGFITEAIQGVDGIVELAPGYLPAVYQSIRNAGGLRIADEVQSGFARTGSHFWGFESHDVVPDIVTMAKGIGNGVPLGAVVTTRKVAEVLTRRSYFNTFGGNPVSTAAGLAVLRVVDRENLQENAHVVGSYLKNRLNSLKVKHEIIGDVRGRGLMLGVELVTDGQLKTPAKIEILPVMDQMKDMGVLIGKGGFHGNVFRITPPLCFSRDDADFVVDVIDLAMTK